The nucleotide sequence ATGGAATATCGTCAGGAGGTTTTTAATCAGATCAAACAGGATTATATGAATTTCGCTGGCCAATTGCCGACAAATTTGGACGTTCATTTTGTCCCAATCTCGGCACTTGATGGCGATAATATCGTCACTATAAGTCGTAATATGGATTGGTATGAAGGGCCAACGTTGTTGGATATCCTTGAAACAGTTGATGTAAAGAAGGAAGCCTCGAAGCAGTTACTGCGTTTCCCGGTACAGTATGTTAGCCGGCCTGATCTCGATTTTCGTGGTTACAGTGGCACACTTTCATCTGGGATTTTACGTAAAGGGCAGAAAGTTAAAGTCATGCCATCGGGTATCTGCTCACAGGTGGAGCGGATTGTGACTTTTGATGGTGATTTGGATTTTGCTGTTCCGGGTGAAGCCATTACGGTGGTGCTGAAAGACGAAATTGATATCAGTCGAGGTGATCTGCTGATTTCTGCCGATGATGAGATGATGGTTACCCGGCATGCACTGGTGGATGTGGTATGGATGTCTGAACAGCCTTTGGTGCAGGGGCAGAACCTTGATATTAAAGTGGCGGGTAAAAAGAGCCGTGGGAAAGTTGAGAACATTCAATATCAAGTGGATATTACTCACCTGACACAACGGGTGGCTGTTGATTTACCATTAAATGCCATCGGATCGGTGGAATTTTCTTTTGAAGAGCCATTAATGCTCGATAGCTATCAGCAAAATAGCGACACTGGCGGCATTATCTTGGTCGATCGACTGACTAATGTCACTGTTGGTGCAGGGTTGGTACGTGAAATTCAGACAGACGTTTATGAAGGGCCAAAAGAATTCAGCGAATTTGAACTGGAATTGAATCGGTTGATTCGTCGTCATTTCCCTCATTGGGGAGCCAGAGATTTACTGGGAGGTAAATAAATTGGCTGACATTGAAAATCTGCCATTAGAAAATGTTGTCTGGCATCCACATCAACTGACCAGAGCGCAGCGGGAGGTTGAAAATGGACATCCTGCATTGGTTATTTGGTTCACTGGTTTATCGGGTTCAGGGAAATCCACTGTGGCTGGGGCCTTAGAGCAGGCCCTGTTTCAACGGGGAATAAAAACTTATTTGCTTGATGGCGATAACTTGCGTCACGGCCTTTGTCGTGATTTGGGTTTTTCCGAACAGGATAGGCAGGAAAATATCCGCCGTGTGGGTGAAGTTGCCAGTTTGATGGTCGATGCGGGTTTAGTCGTGCTGACGGCTTTTATCTCCCCTTATAAAGC is from Photorhabdus laumondii subsp. laumondii and encodes:
- the cysN gene encoding sulfate adenylyltransferase subunit CysN, with the translated sequence MSALAQNETIAHQIKQQGGVEAYLHAQQEKGLLRFLTCGSVDDGKSTLIGRLLHDTRQIYEDQLSTLQNDSKRIGTQGEKLDLALLVDGLAAEREQGITIDVAYRYFSTEKRKFIIADTPGHEQYTRNMATGASTCDLSILLIDARKGVQEQTRRHSFISTLLGIRHLVVAVNKMDLMEYRQEVFNQIKQDYMNFAGQLPTNLDVHFVPISALDGDNIVTISRNMDWYEGPTLLDILETVDVKKEASKQLLRFPVQYVSRPDLDFRGYSGTLSSGILRKGQKVKVMPSGICSQVERIVTFDGDLDFAVPGEAITVVLKDEIDISRGDLLISADDEMMVTRHALVDVVWMSEQPLVQGQNLDIKVAGKKSRGKVENIQYQVDITHLTQRVAVDLPLNAIGSVEFSFEEPLMLDSYQQNSDTGGIILVDRLTNVTVGAGLVREIQTDVYEGPKEFSEFELELNRLIRRHFPHWGARDLLGGK
- the cysC gene encoding adenylyl-sulfate kinase, producing the protein MADIENLPLENVVWHPHQLTRAQREVENGHPALVIWFTGLSGSGKSTVAGALEQALFQRGIKTYLLDGDNLRHGLCRDLGFSEQDRQENIRRVGEVASLMVDAGLVVLTAFISPYKAERKKVRELLEPGQFIEVFVDTPLEICESRDPKGLYKKARAGEIRHFTGIDSVYEVPDSPEIYLPGQQSVETSVTQLLVELKKSGIIRSRIHHG